One genomic window of Candidatus Nitrospira inopinata includes the following:
- a CDS encoding adenosylcobinamide amidohydrolase yields the protein MDDIIASSVRTAYQVIDRTLIIDLGGRRRVLSSAPQGGGVAFASYVLNHQVDGHDVTHNGRPRQLGDPARCLKQVAARYGLKGSTVGLMTAVPMTQLVTARYEAGPLRVECFATVGVANAVRAGEWGTKTAARQAEPVSRAPGTINLILLTNSHLSTAAMVGAVQVATEAKTAVLLDAGVPSAYSASSATGTGTDAVVIACELKGRRAFYRYSGTHTLLGTLVARAVTHCVSEGLRKATLWKEARRKR from the coding sequence ATGGATGACATCATCGCCAGCTCCGTGCGTACCGCCTATCAGGTGATCGACCGGACGTTGATCATCGATCTAGGCGGCCGACGAAGGGTGCTCTCATCCGCTCCTCAGGGGGGAGGAGTCGCTTTTGCGTCGTATGTCCTGAATCATCAGGTCGATGGTCACGACGTGACGCACAATGGACGTCCACGGCAGCTTGGCGATCCGGCCCGTTGCTTAAAACAGGTAGCTGCTCGATACGGTCTCAAGGGGTCAACGGTTGGCTTAATGACGGCGGTGCCGATGACACAGCTCGTCACGGCCCGGTACGAAGCGGGACCGCTTAGGGTTGAGTGTTTTGCAACCGTTGGGGTTGCCAATGCGGTGCGGGCCGGGGAATGGGGAACGAAGACGGCTGCTCGGCAGGCCGAGCCGGTTTCTAGGGCTCCTGGCACCATCAATCTGATCCTTCTCACGAACAGCCATCTCTCCACCGCCGCGATGGTGGGAGCAGTCCAGGTTGCGACGGAGGCCAAGACTGCCGTGCTGCTCGATGCAGGGGTTCCCAGTGCCTATAGTGCCTCATCCGCCACTGGAACCGGCACCGATGCCGTGGTCATTGCCTGTGAACTGAAGGGACGGAGGGCGTTCTACCGGTACAGTGGCACCCACACGCTCTTGGGGACATTGGTCGCCCGCGCAGTGACGCACTGTGTCTCCGAGGGTTTGCGGAAGGCGACGCTCTGGAAAGAGGCTCGTCGCAAACGATAA
- a CDS encoding chemotaxis protein CheW, with amino-acid sequence METIDKPSEPCAGSLSDLAKSVHSRRVCLLPVSQEYLAVELGSLCEVIKVKGMTTVPGMPPVLVGVTTCRGAVIPLVELRVLLDWPGASAPRYAAVVRQGGARFGILIDDIPEIQTVQCGDVPEEPCGKQPNRRSFLTGFVNVTGRKCARLDLSALLATIESLPARPVIGGS; translated from the coding sequence ATGGAAACGATAGACAAGCCCTCTGAACCTTGCGCCGGTTCACTCTCCGACCTTGCCAAGTCCGTCCACTCGCGCCGCGTCTGCCTGCTTCCAGTGAGCCAAGAGTATCTGGCGGTTGAATTGGGTTCTCTCTGTGAAGTGATCAAGGTCAAGGGAATGACCACCGTTCCAGGCATGCCTCCTGTTCTGGTCGGAGTGACCACCTGTCGAGGCGCCGTGATCCCGCTGGTCGAACTGCGGGTCTTGCTCGATTGGCCGGGAGCCTCGGCGCCACGGTACGCCGCCGTGGTGAGACAGGGCGGGGCCCGGTTCGGCATTCTGATAGACGATATCCCTGAGATACAAACCGTTCAGTGCGGCGATGTGCCGGAAGAGCCGTGCGGCAAGCAGCCGAACCGCCGCTCTTTTTTGACGGGTTTCGTAAACGTGACGGGGAGGAAATGCGCGCGATTGGATCTGTCGGCGCTCCTCGCAACGATTGAGTCCCTGCCGGCTCGGCCTGTAATCGGTGGGAGTTGA
- the cbiB gene encoding adenosylcobinamide-phosphate synthase CbiB gives MTAGDLLLAAALDALMGDPRSLPHPVRLMGRCIAWCDEFLHARCRGSKGLLIAGVCLAVGLPLGVFGLSAMLIGLAERLDGLFGSVVTIWLASTTLAARDLWDHVRAVERPLLAGDPSTARHALGMIVGRDTAHLSESEISRATIETTAESTADGIIAPLLYLALGGVPLALAYKAVSTLDSMVGHRDERYIDFGWASARLDDVVNWIPARVTAGLLILSAALIPRRFYPYDVGRGWRVFVRDGGNHPSPNSGRPEATMAGLLGIRLGGTNYYDGVAEERPFLNPEGRAAEPQDIASALRLMVMASLLGVGLAAGWRWLL, from the coding sequence ATGACGGCGGGGGATCTGTTGCTCGCGGCCGCGCTCGATGCCCTCATGGGCGATCCTCGTTCGTTGCCCCATCCGGTGCGACTGATGGGGCGGTGTATCGCCTGGTGTGATGAATTTCTGCACGCCAGGTGTCGGGGCTCGAAGGGGCTCTTGATTGCAGGGGTCTGTCTCGCTGTCGGATTGCCACTCGGCGTGTTTGGCTTGAGCGCCATGTTGATCGGGCTTGCTGAGCGGCTGGACGGTCTGTTTGGCTCGGTCGTGACAATCTGGTTGGCTTCGACCACGTTGGCGGCTCGTGATCTCTGGGACCATGTGCGGGCGGTCGAACGGCCGCTGCTGGCTGGAGACCCTTCCACCGCGCGTCACGCCCTGGGGATGATCGTTGGGCGGGACACGGCCCATCTCTCCGAATCGGAAATATCGCGGGCGACGATCGAGACCACGGCGGAGAGCACGGCGGATGGGATCATCGCGCCCTTGTTGTATTTGGCCTTAGGAGGCGTGCCCTTGGCCCTCGCCTACAAGGCGGTCAGCACGCTCGATTCGATGGTCGGCCATCGTGACGAACGGTATATCGATTTCGGGTGGGCCTCGGCCCGGCTCGATGATGTGGTGAACTGGATTCCAGCCCGTGTGACGGCTGGGCTGCTCATTCTGAGTGCGGCTCTGATCCCTCGTCGGTTCTATCCCTATGACGTGGGCCGAGGCTGGCGCGTGTTTGTGCGCGATGGAGGCAACCATCCCAGTCCCAACAGTGGCAGGCCGGAGGCTACAATGGCCGGTCTGTTGGGCATCCGATTGGGTGGGACGAATTACTATGATGGGGTTGCTGAAGAACGACCGTTTCTCAATCCAGAGGGGCGGGCGGCGGAGCCTCAAGATATCGCCTCAGCCTTAAGGTTGATGGTGATGGCGTCACTCTTGGGCGTTGGCCTGGCGGCTGGGTGGAGGTGGCTCCTGTGA
- the cobD gene encoding threonine-phosphate decarboxylase CobD: MTDVHGGNIYAVARELNRHPDEILDFSASINPLGPSPMVWKAMVAARKLVAHYPDPSCWELRQALGQRWGIDPEQIVVGNGSMELIDAIPRTLNLKRLVVVHPTFSEYERAMARAGGSVVTIYAKRAQDYAIPLDRLVRLLDSLDSKEGEALSLDGLMLCNPNSPTGQTCSVEEVSYLAKLAARRRLWLVLDEAFADYCPERSVLPKAASWPQVIVLRSMTKFYALPGLRVGYAVASRSVARRLRTHLSPWSVNTIGQVAALAALGDQAHAEKSLRFMARERDRFASLLRALPGCQVIGPSANYIFVELPRGWRARTATDRLRREGLLIRDCSSVPGASARAIRLAVRLPSDNDRLVKVLSTMMEKPNG, from the coding sequence GTGACCGATGTCCATGGCGGCAATATCTATGCTGTGGCGCGCGAGCTGAATCGTCACCCGGACGAGATCCTGGACTTTAGCGCCAGCATCAATCCGCTGGGACCTTCTCCGATGGTGTGGAAGGCCATGGTCGCCGCTCGCAAGCTGGTCGCCCACTATCCTGACCCCTCCTGCTGGGAGCTGCGGCAGGCCTTGGGCCAACGGTGGGGCATCGATCCGGAACAGATTGTCGTGGGGAACGGCTCGATGGAGCTGATCGATGCCATTCCACGGACGCTTAATCTCAAGCGGCTGGTGGTCGTGCATCCGACTTTTTCGGAATATGAACGGGCGATGGCGCGAGCCGGTGGCTCGGTGGTGACGATCTATGCGAAACGGGCGCAGGACTATGCCATTCCCCTTGACCGCCTGGTGAGGCTTCTTGATTCGCTTGATTCAAAAGAGGGCGAGGCCCTTTCTCTCGATGGCCTGATGCTCTGTAATCCCAACAGTCCAACCGGTCAAACCTGTTCGGTTGAGGAAGTCTCGTACCTGGCCAAACTTGCCGCTCGACGGAGGCTCTGGCTGGTGCTCGATGAGGCCTTTGCCGACTATTGTCCGGAACGGTCGGTGTTGCCGAAGGCCGCCTCATGGCCGCAGGTGATCGTCTTGCGCAGCATGACCAAGTTCTATGCCTTGCCTGGGCTCCGTGTGGGCTATGCCGTGGCTTCGCGATCAGTGGCTCGTCGGCTGCGGACACACCTGTCTCCCTGGTCCGTCAATACAATCGGCCAGGTTGCGGCGCTCGCCGCCTTGGGTGACCAGGCTCATGCCGAAAAGAGTCTGCGCTTCATGGCTCGCGAGAGGGACCGATTCGCCTCGTTATTGAGGGCTCTTCCCGGATGCCAGGTGATCGGACCCTCGGCGAACTACATCTTTGTTGAGCTGCCGCGTGGCTGGCGGGCAAGGACGGCAACCGATCGACTCAGGCGCGAGGGGCTGCTGATCCGTGACTGTTCGTCAGTCCCGGGAGCTTCTGCCCGGGCAATTCGTCTGGCCGTGCGATTGCCATCGGACAATGATCGGCTGGTGAAGGTTCTTTCGACCATGATGGAGAAACCCAATGGATGA